The genomic DNA AGGAGTATTGGGGTGAACATACTCTCTTGGAGATCGCTGGTGGAATAGGTACGCTATAGATACTGCCACACAAAATCGAGTGCTCGGTAATTATGCTCGCATTTTGgttgatattgatttttctCGCTGTATACTTGATGGAATAATGGTTGAAAGAGACGACTTCACTTTTAAATTGGAAGTGGTTTACGAATGGCTCTCAGATTTAATTGTCAGATTATTGCTCATGATGTTACAGATTATCGATGGTTGCACCCTAAGAAGGTTGTTGAAAAGGTATACCGTGGTAAAACACTAGTGCACCCACCGAAACAACTGATCCATAAGTGTGTGGAAAGGGGAATACAAATAGTATTGGACAACATCCATCGTCCCCCTCAGATTTCTCATATTAACCAGCCTCCCTAGGCCATCATCTCTTTTCATTTTACTATTTCCAATGTTACAAATTAAATTGTTGATACAACTACATTGGTTGAACAACATGAAATGAGCACACCTTTTATACAAATACATATTTGGCAACACAACAGgtatataataaatttgataCTTAGATTCAGCAGGTTGGTGATGCTCATGTAACATCATTGAACAGAGAGACAACTCCAACCATGTGTCCGGCACTATAAAATGATCTTAATTTAATTAGGCATTTGTTGGTTAAGGAGACAGACGATGCTAACGTCCcgtttactatttatttaacatagaaacaaaaaaatgagcTTAAGAAGACCACTTATAACACTCGTATTAAGGGTAAACTCAAGGATGGTTGAAtgatatcattttcattttgggttgtttctcatcctttcttttattttttatttatttttcaagcttttagctttcttttattttaagggCTTTGGTTTGTCCCCTCTCTTGtacataatttttcatttttttaataaaattttcaaaatggcTATCAGAGGATAGAGGTTTATTGAAGGTGCCAACACGGTCGGAATGTCTAAGTTTCACCTTGGTGTTACAAGTTACAAccttttttgttacaaaaatacaataaaaaaataaaaatccaaattttttaatgtaattaGTGGAAAAATCAACACTTTTGAATCAGAGCctgtttgttataattttttttaaaaagaaatttttttttaataaataatcacCTTTTAAAAGTAGGGTCTTGTTAATGAATGTCTCCGGAGCACTCTTTAAACatgctaaataaaataattattcttttaaaatttaaaagtttttaatttccAATGAGCTTAACCAATGCTCAAAAGACattagttaacatttctcttaaaaatattatatttgtttgttacaatttttaaaaatatatctttttaaaaaaaaaatctctataaaataatttatggtaaattcacttttattttaattcatacCAAACCAAGCCAAACTGTTCTACCAATACCAACAAGTTTTGTGTAGaccttccctcaaaaaaaaaaaaaaaaaagttttgtgtAGACCAACCAATACCAATCTGCCACGTGGCTAATTAAATTTCAAGGCACAATCCAACGTTTTTCCACACAAAGAAAGACCATTTAGACTCAACTAATTTCTTGAATCAAAAAAGGAAGCAAAAGGAAACAGCCAAAAAAAGGTTCTCATCTCGCACGTGCTGTCCCTACGTCATTGTGGGCCCTCATTATTCTTCTTTCTCATCCTTACACcaaagtgtaaaaaaaagtgaatattttGGCCTAGAAAAACTGTGCAATGTCACATTGCAGAAACAAGAAAGTGGATCTGATTTGGATTTTAAAGTGCCAACATCGCACCCTTAGTCGGCAGGTATACGTGGCAATTACCCTACTTGTCAATTATTgaaaatctcaaccattaattTTTACTCTGTAGTTTGAACTTATAATTTATAGTTTcttactttttctttcaattttatctttattatttcatttaaattctatttttttattataatttttataataagttacgtaataaagactactatttctttattccaatttttgtatatatatcagctgatctttttttttgttttgaaaaaatatataccttcgtttttttttacaaaacaaaatactattactctattagtgttacttttatttttttgaggtaagtatttttttaaagaaaaattagtttataaaattacaaatacttaaatattaattgatataatttttatcatgaattaagaataccctttatgtcattttacatttatcagctagttgaaccgctatttttaccaaacacttcagttagcttatcagctaaaagatatccgctatttttaccaaacagagcctaacataagtaaaattgactttttaggttcattcatttaatgatgtatgggatccatgaaccacatacatcattaaatgaatgaacctaaaattaaattttgcttatattaaaataCAGAGGGAGTaccattttatttaattatgtatttagtttgtattttctttacatgaaaattaatttaatttgtatacaatGATAGTTGTAAAActactatatatattatgttataTTCTCTCAAAATATATATGCGCGTGCATCCAATCATGTTATGTTacgtaatttttttcttttttaggaaaTGTTACCTAAATATCTTAAGatgtattttaaaacaaatctaaaaaattgaaaaaatatataaaaaaaagtaaagattccgtcaaaaaaaatatataaaaaaaagtaaagacatAACGGGCAATTTGATTGAACGAATGTATAGAAATATTCTTAGGCAAGCCGTTGTTATGGCCGAAGTCCAAATTGGAACAACTTCCATATATTTGTTTGTCCACGCttaaagaattaatttttttttcttcgttttttctaattctaatttttaaaacaagttttttatcattaatttttttactatcaaatattgtaattgttaaaaataacaaaatcttatCAAATTTGTTGAAAGTTTCTTTATCTAAAGAAAAATATACCCCTTCCCCCTCCTTAATTATAaataccatttaaaaaaaatcatgtatctaaatataaaattccataaaaaaaaaaaaaaaatcatgtatcataagttttttttaacaacttccatacaaattaattggtacatttattatttttttcctaaacatacctctaattaatattaagtCAAATTAAATACgtatataaataaaaggaaatttaataatattcatacataAATTTAGTtctccgttttttttttttaagaaaattttagtAACATGGAAGATTAGAATGATCATATTCTTGACAATGGTTAACGTATATTTATTGGTGGTTGGGTACTAGCTCTTTTTTCGTTTTCTTTCATTCGTTTTGTAAGTATGTGTTAACTTTTGAGTTTTAAGAGCGGATCTTGTCTTGTGCTAAGTAAAACACTTTCTTGTTGGTAATATTAGGCATGACAATGGGGTGGGGTGGGGATGAGTTTTGCCTTCCCCATCCCCATCCCCTACTCccatatacttacccgttacctTACACATATCCAAcagggatgagaaattgaatctcatctcCGTCCCCAGTGGGTTCGGGTATTCTCacctcatccccgtccccgtagtgaaccaattttttttaataaaaaaaagttttttttttaagcttcaatGGTAACGTTGCAATGCATTATCCAAAAATTTGCACCTGTTCTAACATTTCCTTACCGCATAATTCGGTTGTTCCTTTAATTATCAATGAATGTTCTTAtatcatgacaattatcaaaccaaataacatggtatatcattatcaacccccttaacaaaaacaaaaatatgaccTTTCTACATTCGGGTAGGGTTTgagtatgggttcggggtggatACATATATCCCCGTTACCCGTCCTGTACCCGTATTTTGAAATCGAGGAAAACtcaaacccatacccaaacccagtcaaatcGGGGTTGGTTTGGGTGGGTATCCATGGGCAtgagttttgttgccatgcctaggtaatatactccatccggtcctttttattagaaacaaaattgagaatttttttggtcttttttataagaaatattgaccaagtttcaagtatgtttgaagttaaatttcatttgtacccttatttattacaagagagaatattaaaagtaagtaaATTGGTGGAataaagagtaattaatttagGGGTGTTAATagaattttcttaaatatagAGGTGTATTAATTGAAGATtactattttcaatgtatttccttgatcttgatgttttatgtcttttgtttttttttttttttttgaacaataaaaaataggaTTATATTAACAACAAGAGTCTCAATAGCACAAGACGTGCCACCAAGACTACTTCAGAATTCTGTAGAACAACAAAACCAAGCTAGCCAATACCCAGACATTGTAACGGGTTTGACCACCAACTAAAAgtaccaaacaaaaaagaagcttttctagctttcaaccaacctaaagacaaatattttactttatcaAGCAACCTGGGCAAAGGAGTAATAGCATCATTGAAACACATATTGTTACATTCAGTCCATAAGACCCAGGCACAAAGAAGCCAAATAAGCTGGAAAAAGGACTGTGTAGCCTTATTTCCACCTGTTGTGTGAACAAACTGAACAAAGTGGTCAGACAAAACATTAGTGTCCACTCCAACAAAACCAATCCAATTACGAACCAACAGCCAAAGTAAAGCAAAGTACGAACAAGAAAGAAACTAATGTTGCGTCGATTCCAAAGCACCGCAACAAGAGACACACAAACCAGTTTCTGATGGAATTACacctcttttgtttcttgtataaaGAACCGGAGagtatttaattttaactaaaaaatattattactataaaaaataaacatattaactacacattcaatttttttcaatatgagTAAAATTAGTCAAGTTTTCTATAATAAAGGATGAAGAGAGTATTTAACGCTATTTCTTTTTTGCAGTGGCTATTTATCGTTACTTGACAGCTAAGGATGGGTTTTAATTCCATTAATCTTCCCAATACTGACTGATTTAACTTTTGAAAAACATGAccatatcaattaaatatactccttattaattaattattttcgaAAAATGTGCAAGTTACTGAAAATACCGCTGAAAACATGCTATAGTCTATAATTATGACAGGTACATAGAAATCTAGAAGGATTGAAACTTATCAATCCATTAATAGACAAAATCTTACAATAAGTAAGTAGCAAAAaatttcactctctctctctccacacACGcgtaatatttaaatttagaatattttttattttgattttgattttgatatagtattaaattaaaaaccttACCATATATAACCTTGACACCTCATTTGCATGCTTTTGATTCATTGTTTTCTAACGCTCATTTATTCATTCCCCAAATTTTCTCTCTTCGTATATCTTTTTTCCTTAACCATAACCTTCACCACAAAATAAATACTACTACACCTTAGCTTAGAATCATAAGAGAAAAAACTTAGTGAAGAAAAACAAACCCTTGTGAAACATGACCCAATAGGTATAGTACAATCttcataaaattatttgtttgttatgattttttaacctaaaccatgttttttttttttttttgtattgtttatgtttttaattgatttgttatgattttgcagagacatgatgatgatgaacacgACCGACACAAATTTTACAAACATGTACAACAACTACAGCTACTCATCACTGTTACCACTTTCCGGCACAACCACCGTGTCGGAAAATCTCATTCCGTCGCAATCTCCGTCGAACAACCCTTTCATAACCGATTACATCCGTCAAAAAATAACCACCGTGAAACCAGACACAATCTTCGCTTACAACAACAACGTTGTATCGTTCCCACAAAAACGTTCTAGAGATTCTATTAATAACAATAACTACCCTTTCATCAGTGAAGATTTCTCTCAATACATCCACCATCAAAACACCGACATCGACAACTTCATTTCTCAACACGTAAATTTCTTACCTTATTCTCctaaattcttgtttttttatttaggcttaattgtacCTTTGAcctctatcttttcaaaagttgcgattttagctttctaactaattaaaatacaaaacaacctcATATGTATTGTATCTTTGATAGTATTGGCTCCCAAAGtggaaagatagggggccaaaagtggcattgggggccaaaactgcctaAGATCCAACACATATaaggggttgttttgtattttaattagttaagaggccaaaatcgcaacttttggaaagatagtaggtcaaaagtgcaattatgccttttatttatttattaaaaaaaaactaattttttttattttttgtttgcatGTGTGTTTTTTTAGACGGAGAAGTTTAGAGTGGaattagaagagaaaagaaagagagaaacaatGATGATAATGGAAGCAATAGAAAACGAagtgatgaagaaaatgaaagcaaaagaagaagaaatccaAAAGATTGAAAGAATGAACATGATTCTTGAAGAAAAAGTGAAAACACTATGCATGGAGAATCAAATCTGGAGAGAGTTAGCACAAAACAATGAAGCAACCGCAAATGCCCTCAGAAACAATCTCCAACAAATACTCATGCAACAAatggaaaacaacaacaacggcGGTGAATACAGCGATGGCGGAGATTTTGCCGGTGCCGCCGCGGCGGGGGAGGATGCTGAGTCATGTTGCAGTAATGATGAATATTCCGGGTGGCGTAAGGTAGCAATGACGGTGCAGGATAAGGATGAAGGTACTAGTAATGGTAGAGTGATGAATAATAGATTATGCAGAAATTGTGGGGAAGGTGAATCTAGTGTTTTGATCATGCCTTGTAGACATTTATGTTTGTGTTCAATGTGTGGAGCTATGGTTCTTACTTGTCCTATTTGTGATTCTGTTAAATCTGCTACTCTTAATGTTAATCTTGATTAGCTATGCTAATCTTGATTAACTATGCAGTCATAGGAATAGGAATTAGGAGAtcgtagttttttttgttttttttttttttggatataatggTAGTTTTATTTTGGTGgttaggtttttttttggtacaatattatggttggttttattttaatatacaaTGGTTTAAGTTTATCCAATATTATGGttgcatatataatttttttttttttttggttcattatatacctttcttttattttttggtatataTAATGTTGCACAACATCTTATAATCTTTATTCTATGTTTTCATGAGTACACAATTTACACGAGTAACATATTTCCAAATTTTAGTTAGTTATAACATCCATTTCGAATTAGTTTGTGCATTTGTGGAACTTATTAATTTCTGGGTTcaatttttctcaatttcacttttaaatattaGTATGTGCAATGTGCATTTGTGGAACTTGTTTATCTCTCTGGGTTTAGTTCTTTCtgattacacttttttttttttttgtcttttttccttttccatTATGATATCATTGTTTTACATTATttccaaattaaataaatttttaaagttgTATTCCATCCATCATGTAATATGTCAAAAGTGATATTTTGAGTCTTCAAAATTAGATATTTGAGCAATAAATCACACACAAAACGTGcctatgattttaatttttgcattaaacacgttaattttttctttataatccAAGTTTAacttttctagatatgtaaaaaaatttacattccataaataaataaaaagtccAATATACTACaatttaatttagttaattCACCGTGACGTGCTATGAAAAATAAGTTGATTCTGATTTGGATATGTGACAAATATAAAAGGAGTAAAAGGTTAAAAAAAGGTATGTGGGGTCCACACTACCAATCCGACAGCTCGGAGTAGTGACCTCAAATAAATTCAGCGGATCTCGAGTACGAAACACGCGCGTAAAGAAGCGCGTAAGAGAAAGCGAAAGAGCGTGAGGCAAAATCTGACACGTAGAACGCGCGCAAATGTCGCTGTTTATGAAGAGGGCCTGCAACGCCCATTTTCTCTGTTTTCTGCGTTTTGCACAAAACGACACCAAAATAAGTTGTTGTGTGAAGTGTAGTGTACCCTGACAAAAAAGGACATTGATTTTTATTGTAGAAAGATGCAGTTTTGCTTGGGAATTTGTAAAAGCTATAATAATTATGGTTGCAGAATATTGCCGATTGCGTGCAGAAAACGACGGCGTTTTCTTGATCCCTGTTTATAGGGACAACACAAGTTGCGGTAAAATACTGTAATTTACTGGGGTGTGGGTTGTACGGTACTGAATCTACTATTCAATGAATACtgtatttaggttttttttttttttttttattaatttttgtggGAAATGGACTCCAGTGCACTTTTATAGCAATGGAATATATCCGGTCGGTGTCCAATCCTACCGGATATATTGTTATCAAAAGATCAACGTTTACCTTATCTCAAGGCTACGTGTCTGAAAGAATACATCGGTTTTAAATTGGTTTAATAACAGTTTTAACCctttaattttacaaaaccgCCTTCTAAGTTTTGCATTTATGGCACAGTTTTGGTTCCCAatgccaattttgactcggtctatgctgacgtggcaccctaagtgaggtgccacgtgttatttatttttttgagttaatagtgctttacctCCTTGTAATATAAGACATTTCCGGTTTTtcctgtaaaattttctttttggattccgtccttgtaatttgaagttttttggttttggaccttcatgaattttggcggtacaaaatcgatgatatcgaagggggtaaaccgaaattttctcaaattaacagggaggataaaccgaaatttgctcaaattatagggggcaaaatttTTCATGAAGATCTAAAACCAaacaatcttcaaattacaatgacggaatccaaaaaaaatattttgcaggggaCAATCAGAAATGACCTACTCCATCCgttccaaattataagcaaaaaactctcattttctttgtcccaaaatataagcaaaaaataccaatttttatgttatttcaaaaaaaatcatcttttctaAAGTaatattaaatgcaaattgcattcaatttgttctaCTTTCTATTCTATCAATAATCATTAACCAATaagaattgtttttacatctttccatgaaacttatttcaataaaaacacaaaaaattatacttcaaactactatgtttttgttttcttaataactgtgaatttgtgttttttgcttataaattggGATGAGGGGAGTATATTACATGGGAATAAAGCATTATtaaccccttttttttttcttcccaaaaattggtcttggggccaaaactgctacagttgcaaacTTAAGgagcggttttgtagttttttttagggggccaaaatcgcaacttcgtgaaagttagggggcgaaaactgctattaagccttttaaattttaatgcaCCGCATCGCATACGAGCACGACCTGGCACTAGGATCACGTTACACGTGTCATCTAACCGTTCTTAATCATACACCTCaaaaatagaggttcatcttagaaccctagcctaaaaagatttagttacacatgATAACGAAAgataaattacaaaagaaataaaacatatctTAGA from Medicago truncatula cultivar Jemalong A17 chromosome 8, MtrunA17r5.0-ANR, whole genome shotgun sequence includes the following:
- the LOC120577745 gene encoding probable BOI-related E3 ubiquitin-protein ligase 3 is translated as MMMMNTTDTNFTNMYNNYSYSSLLPLSGTTTVSENLIPSQSPSNNPFITDYIRQKITTVKPDTIFAYNNNVVSFPQKRSRDSINNNNYPFISEDFSQYIHHQNTDIDNFISQHTEKFRVELEEKRKRETMMIMEAIENEVMKKMKAKEEEIQKIERMNMILEEKVKTLCMENQIWRELAQNNEATANALRNNLQQILMQQMENNNNGGEYSDGGDFAGAAAAGEDAESCCSNDEYSGWRKVAMTVQDKDEGTSNGRVMNNRLCRNCGEGESSVLIMPCRHLCLCSMCGAMVLTCPICDSVKSATLNVNLD